The Chroicocephalus ridibundus chromosome 20, bChrRid1.1, whole genome shotgun sequence DNA window TTTGAAAAGAACCTCTCATTTTTCTCCTGGGCAAAACTGCCCTGTGACGGTGAAAGGCGTGTTGGGAATAATAAAATCACACCTACGTTTAAGACATAGACAGAGGGAGGCAGCGGTAACTGGGCTCCGCTGATGGCAAAGTACAGGGTGGGCATGCTCGGCACGTCGCTGCAGTCGACGACAAACTGCAAAAGAAGCAAAGAGGGGCAGAGGGGTCAGGTTTAGCATGTTTGGAAGAATTATTGTTGGTTTACACCACTGCCAGGGGAGATGCAGCACTGCAGTGTTGTTTCAGGTGGGATGTTTTGCTCCAGAGGTGCCGGGAGCCCTCCATCGCTCCGCATTGCCCCCCCCAGGTGCGTCCTCATCCCACGGCACCAGGCCCTCATGTGTGCGGGGCATCCTTCCCACCTACCCCGTAGTCATTCTCCTCTGCACCCAGCGCCTGCAGGAAGGCTGACATGAATTGTCCCGGGATGGTCAGCAGGAACGTCCCGGTGTCCACAATCCCATGACAGCCTTGGCTGCACCAGCCGGTGGCTGACGGCCCGATGGAGAACCTGGAGAGAGTGGAAGAaacagcattggaaaaggctCCCTCTGTCCAAGACCCCTCTCCAAGCCACGGTGCAGCACTTACTTCTCGATCCCGATCTTCCAGTACAATTCCTCAACCACAGGAGCCCATAAAACCTCTCCGGAATATAGCTGGGGGTCAACCCCTCCGAGGATGACTTCCCCACCGTAATTATAGGTTGGGTTGCTGGAAAGACATGAAATTCAACCCCAAATCAGGCTGGCTGCTCAGCAGAAAGCGGTGTAGCATAGAGGTGTGCGGGGAGAACGTATGGATGGGGAGGGGATGAAGAAAAGGACGGATCCAGGCTGTGTCTGTGCGAGAGAGAGATCCGGCGTCACGGGTCTCACCGCGAGTAATAGAAGCTGAAGATGGGTTCGGCGAGCTGGTTCTGCTGCAGCATGTTCTGCATCAGCGTGTTGAAACCGCCGACGGCAACGCCCGGGTAAGCCATGCCCAAAATCCCATCGAATTCCAGGTAGTAAAAGGGGCTGCTGGGCTCATCCAGGCTCAGACCGAACTCCTGGTTCCTGATGACAATGTTCTGGATCTAGAGGGCGAGGAAAGACACTGGGAGATGACGGCATTTGGGACATTCCCCTTTGACATCAACACCCCAAGCGTGGAGTTTTTAGGGAGACTCAGGGATGGCCAGGAAGGTCATGAAGATAAATCTGCACTGAGAGGTGTTGAACTCTTCCCCATCACAGATGGGGGGAACCTGGCTCTTATTCTTTGTCCCATCACCCTTATTATTTCATAGAAATACCCACAAAATGGGTTTGCCTCagctacattaaaataaaagcacattttcacCGCGTGCAAGTCTCACAACAGAACATTTCGTAGGTCCTGTAATGACGAAGCTCAGCCGTCGGtgtaaaaagcaaacatttaatgCCAGAGCGGCGATGAACAGCCCAGGGGACTTGGCCTGGGTTTATTTGCACATCCCAGTCTCTGAGTGAATTTATGCTGACACGCCATAAACCCTACATGGGCGATCCAGGCTCTAATATCCAAAATAAGAAGGTACTTTCAGCTACCCCCTAAATTTTTAACTGAATTGGACTGATCACAACCGCAGTCCCTTCTTACCCCGACGGCAGCAACGCACCAGCACATCAGAAGGCACTTACTGTCACCGTGTCGTACCCTAACAGCACCGACAGGTCACCGAACCCATAGCTCAGGTCACACCGATGTCCGAGAAGGTGGAGGACAGGCTGGGGTTGAACCTGGCATGGTTCCCTGCATGGAGAGAAGGTCACAGCCCCCAGGTCACACCCTGCCCTGGGTTCAGCATCCCCGTCCCCACACGGGGAGAAATCCCCAACAAGGGGCTTCCCAGGGAAGGGGCCATCCAAAACCAGCCCCACCGGTGTCACTGAGCCGAGAGCAAACACCAAACCCCCCGTCGGCTCTCACTGATTTCCCTGCTATAGCTGCGGCCCGCAGCGTGCGAGGGATGCCTGAGATGGGGGAGAAACCCCAGCCCCGTCGTGTCCCCCGGGGGATGCTCACCGCAGGCTGGCGTCTGGCAGTAGGTGGAGGGCACCCACAGGTTGGCAGAGCCGGTGTCGAAGAGCACCAGGAAATTTTGCGGGGGGGTCCCGATGCTGATCTCCCCGAAGTAGAAGGACTGTGAACAAGAGCGTGGGAggatttctctttctgcctgtttttttctgagcGAGAGTTTTcagctccctgccctctgctAGCTGAGAAACCCGAACTGCTACGGGCTTGTAGGAAGGGCTCGCAGTCCTCGAGAGCACCCAGGGCAGCTAAAGCACAGAAGGGGGCAATGATTTGCCTACGACATAACACAGCAAGGCCAGGAGTAGTAGATCTGCCCTGTAACCATCAAACCCTGCTTTTTCCGAGAAGGGAAATTAATTCTGGATAAgacgtgctgcctcctgccttcGTCTCCCAACATCACCCGGCCCTCGGAGCCGGGCTATAAAACCAACATGCCCGCAGGCagccaggaaaggaggagggcaTCCCCAAAAACCGGAGCCAGGTGGCTCGtttgaggaagaaaaagttttaataCTTACATCCAGGTAGTTCGTTAGCGGTTCGTAAGCCACAGCGTTACCGAGCTGGTATTTCCTACCAGGGTCCCCTTTGAGGTCCTTCAGGAAACCCGCCGGCATTCCCTTCTCTCTCATCACCTCCCGCATGGACCTGCCTTTCCTCAGGGGGATCCTGCGCGGGATGGAGATGGCAGCGAGATGCTGAGTGGCCGGGTGGCCCCATCCGTCCCTGCATCCCCATTTGCTGAGAGCAATCCCCGCTCCACGGCCGGACCCTGCACCCTCACACCCACCCCGGCCCTGGCACTCACCTCAGCATCCCCTCCCCGAgccaggggcagagcagggccagcaccaGCCACCGCATGGCCCCGGGTGCTGGTGGCTCCATGGCAGCTCCGGCACCAGCTCGGGCAGGGCAGGGTGTATATAACCAGGAGCCGTGCCCAGCCCCTCGCTCCAGACACCCCTGGCCTCTATCTCTGCACCCACCCAACACCAACGCTTGCGGTGCGTTTATCACTGCAGCCGCCCGGATTTTCCCTCTTTACCCGGCTGTTCAGGCGCTCACAGATTGGCCCCGCACCTCTGATACCCAGACCAAATATGTGACATCTGATAAAATGCCAAATCCTGTTGTTATCAGGAGGTTAAAAGTGTTTTCTCTTGCCTTCAGCACCAGTTTGATCATTccagaaaacaaaggcaaaacacACCCTTTATAGCAAACGGAAATTCATGATGCTGGCGTTCCTCTTTTGACCCATCCAGGCAGCCAAGGAAGTGCCACGGGGCTGCAGTATTTCTTCCATCCCAGCCTACAGACTGTTACATCCAATTCCTTCAACACGGCTAGCACGAAACAGCGGCGGTGGTTTTCAGCCCTGCTCCAAACCTCCTGGGAACCAGCACATCCCCCCCAAAACCTCTGTCTTTCCAGGCATTTGTCCTTCTGTCACTCTGCCCTTCGCTGCCCTCCAGCTCTGCGAATACCCCCAGGGAAGCTGCGACGGGGGCTGGAAGCTGCTGGGTACAGCAGCCCTGAAAGGTGTAACGGGCCTTTACCTGCCTGGTCGCAGCCGCTCAACCGAACCATCTCCAAAAGACACTTGGATTTGCTGGAGTTTATTATCCGTGTCAGTCAGGCTCAGGTCACACGTCTGGTGCTGTCTCCCATATGCTTTGGGTGATGCTCTCATAGCCAGGCAGGAAAAATCCAGGGGAGTGTGTATTTAGGCATTCATTTCCAGGGGATTTTTAGTCCCAGGAgaccctttcctcctcctgggaAGGTGCTACCAGTCCCTGCCGGGTCACTGGGGACCCATCCTGGCATCTGGTGGCCAGAGGATGCTGCTCAGCCTCGCGCTCCGAAGCCTGGGCACTCACGGCCTGCAGAAACTCTGCCACTTGCTGCCGGGGAGCGGTGAcggtccccacgtccccatcagCCTGGCAGCCTCATCTGCGCCGGCCTGTGGGCTCATCTCCTGTGGAAAACCTGAGGAGAGAAACATGGGGTTGTTTTTCCATGCGAAGCTCTCGGCAGAGGAGCCCCAGCTGGACCAAAAGCTCGCGGCTGCCCAGAGCCCTCTGCCTGGGGGACGCGGCGCTGGGCTTTAACCACGTCCTTTAACACCTACTGCTTCGAGCACCCGCCACATGCTGCCGTTCTGTTCCCATTTTGCAGGGACCAAGACCAAAAATCCTTGTCTGGATCTGAATGTCCCCACGGGTGTCACCAATACACGCagcccagggaggaggcagaagcgGGACAAGCGCCACTCTCCCCGGGGTCGGGCAGGAGCGTCCCCGCTGTCCTTTGCTGTAGGGCACTTGCAGACACCCCACTCCCCgctggcactggggacagacCCCAGCAGAGCCTCGGTGCTCCCATCCGAGCTTTGAGCCAGTGGCAACTCAGGAAACATCCCCCCCCTGGCgcccctttcctcctccatcGCATCCCGATGGATCTGCCTTTGCTTGGCCGAATCCTGCAGGAAGCAAAGGGAagagcaaagggcagcagggacaCGGTCAGCCGTCACTTGTCCCTTCCTGCCaccgctgctgccagagcagcttCGGCTCTGGGAAACCTCCCCATTTTATAGGGGAGGAGGAATGCCCTTCCCCGCGATCCGcgcctgcctcctctccctctcgCTGCACTCAGCCTGTGTCAATATTTTGACACAAAGCACAGAGGAGTTTGTGTCCTTTCTCTGCTGAAATGACAGAGCTATTAATACATCTGATAATGAGCTCCAATGATAAGGAGCTTCTAAGAAACAAGTCTGGATCCCGGGAAATAGCGGTGTTACCCGAGCCTCCCCCGGCAAAGGTGTTCCCCGTCCCCTTTGGCCACAGACCAGAATTCCCGATACTCCGGCTGTTGTTTCACCTGACTGAATAGCCCCACTTCGGGATTTAGGGGTCATTTGGATGTCATGGCTGACCTAATCTGGCCTCATATTCCCGCTTTGAGTATGGAATTCCCATATTGCTCTGCGGGAATTGGAGGAATTCCCACTTCCTTTGTGGGAATCAGAGGGCTTTGttacaccttatccagctgcaaGGAAGGTTAGTGGGTGGCTTCCCGCACGCACCTCTGACGAGGTTTCCCGGTGCCCAGCGAGAGGGACGGAGCTGGGGACCGACCGTCCCTGTGGCTTTACCCTCGGCCggtcagagcagccctgcaagtaccagcagcagcaggagacaggacAGAGTGTCCCTGCGGTCACTCCAAGGTCACCGCAGACTGCAAGCAAAGCAATGTCCACCGCCACCAGCTAACTCTGTGTTTGCCTGGGTCGGTGCTGGTGACCATCTCCCCGGGGCGACTGGAGGAGGGCGAAGCTGTTCCGCCCCATTAGGGGCTCCACGGCATTTCCAGACACGCACCAGTGCCTGATGGCCCAGAGCAGAACTGGCTTTTTGGGGAATCCCTCGGGGAACTCCTGTCTCCGGGGCTGTGGTTGGTGTTTAAGACCAACCCCAGCCACCTTTTGGTGTCCAGACACCTCGCACCGCAGCCTGGGGCATGGTACTTCTCCCCTGCAAAGCAAAGCCCTTGCAGGAATCAGGCTCAGGACACTCGTTCCGGGCTTGGCCCTCCTTGAGGACAAGGAAGACAGAAGCGGGGTGCAGCCAGAGCCAGGATTTGGGGGAtggcagctgcctgctttccAACACACAAGGTCTGCAACGCCCCGCCGAGTCcacaagccctgcagaggggacggggctgggctgtgggacatccttctctaggtgaccctgctctggcaggggggttggactagatga harbors:
- the LOC134525685 gene encoding LOW QUALITY PROTEIN: pepsin B-like (The sequence of the model RefSeq protein was modified relative to this genomic sequence to represent the inferred CDS: inserted 1 base in 1 codon), translated to MEPPAPGAMRWLVLALLCPWLGEGMLRIPLRKGRSMREVMREKGMPAGFLKDLKGDPGRKYQLGNAVAYEPLTNYLDSFYFGEISIGTPPQNFLVLFDTGSANLWVPSTYCQTPACGNHARFNPSLSSTFSDIGXDLSYGFGDLSVLLGYDTVTIQNIVIRNQEFGLSLDEPSSPFYYLEFDGILGMAYPGVAVGGFNTLMQNMLQQNQLAEPIFSFYYSRNPTYNYGGEVILGGVDPQLYSGEVLWAPVVEELYWKIGIEKFSIGPSATGWCSQGCHGIVDTGTFLLTIPGQFMSAFLQALGAEENDYGFVVDCSDVPSMPTLYFAISGAQLPLPPSVYVLNIDGVCTVGVESTYVGSASGQPLWILGNIFLRQYYSIFDVANNRVGFALSA